A region from the Marinobacter sp. SS13-12 genome encodes:
- a CDS encoding UPF0149 family protein yields the protein MSETDTSNARAVAFERWANVFSAHKAFSHPSELHGALCGRLAAGSRIDQGDWLAMVCEHMGLPPTATEESDELREFMGSAYDQTLELMKATDMSFQPLLPDDDYAIEQRLEALTSWVRGFLEGMALSAGESLGEAPDEIRELIEDMVAISQVADDDEPDEESEQQLMEIVEYVRLGALAVFTEFNPPEKPSPKTPTLH from the coding sequence ATGTCCGAAACCGACACCTCCAACGCCCGCGCTGTGGCATTCGAGCGCTGGGCAAATGTGTTCAGTGCCCACAAGGCCTTCAGCCACCCTTCGGAACTCCACGGCGCTCTTTGTGGCCGACTGGCCGCCGGCTCGCGTATAGACCAAGGAGACTGGCTGGCAATGGTCTGCGAACACATGGGTCTGCCGCCCACTGCAACGGAAGAGTCAGATGAGCTCCGGGAGTTCATGGGGTCTGCCTACGACCAGACCCTGGAACTTATGAAAGCCACCGATATGAGCTTTCAGCCACTGTTGCCGGATGATGACTATGCCATTGAGCAACGCCTGGAAGCACTGACCTCCTGGGTCCGTGGCTTCCTCGAGGGTATGGCGCTGTCGGCGGGCGAATCCCTGGGCGAAGCGCCGGACGAGATTCGCGAGCTGATCGAAGACATGGTCGCCATCAGCCAGGTCGCCGACGATGACGAACCGGATGAAGAGAGCGAGCAGCAGCTGATGGAAATCGTCGAATACGTGCGGCTGGGTGCGCTTGCGGTGTTTACCGAATTCAATCCGCCGGAAAAGCCGTCCCCGAAAACACCGACGCTGCACTGA
- a CDS encoding DUF2796 domain-containing protein codes for MPIQTSTVLTSRASRTQPFLALGYLLATCTLPAVTFAADNPGAHEHGHARLQLAIEKNSIDLMFTSPAYNLAGFEHEARTDEERNRLAEIKQWLNTTPLVNVDDASCRITAAAVELGGEDTDDTHGHDHHDDDEKTSHREYDVSQQLQCQGMGANREFTSALMEKFENLEELTVEWVSQSGQGSARLTPSNRAFTVSH; via the coding sequence ATGCCGATTCAGACATCCACCGTGCTGACATCAAGGGCAAGCCGAACGCAACCGTTCCTGGCCCTGGGCTACCTGCTTGCCACCTGCACCCTGCCGGCCGTCACTTTTGCCGCCGACAACCCCGGCGCCCACGAGCATGGCCACGCCCGGCTTCAGCTAGCGATAGAAAAGAACAGCATCGACCTGATGTTCACCTCGCCCGCCTACAATCTGGCCGGATTTGAACACGAAGCCCGCACAGACGAGGAAAGAAACCGGCTTGCGGAGATCAAACAGTGGCTGAATACCACGCCACTGGTGAATGTGGATGATGCCAGCTGTCGAATAACGGCTGCCGCTGTCGAACTCGGGGGCGAAGATACCGACGATACTCATGGCCATGATCACCACGACGACGATGAGAAAACCAGTCATCGGGAATACGACGTTTCCCAACAACTGCAGTGCCAGGGCATGGGCGCAAACCGGGAATTTACGTCGGCTCTGATGGAGAAATTCGAGAACCTGGAGGAACTCACTGTCGAATGGGTGAGTCAGTCAGGTCAGGGCAGCGCCCGGCTCACGCCGTCCAACCGGGCATTCACAGTCAGCCACTGA
- a CDS encoding DUF3299 domain-containing protein has translation MVTTAGAKEAAAEIDWLELMPAEDLNLLENMPEVSHDGDGPAALPDEIMTGRVVPEMEGKSGRIPGFVVPLKTTQDMRILEFFLVPYYGACIHVPPPPPNQIIHVKYKKGFKLEALYDPVWIEGTLQIERTENDVASSSYSIVAENVTPYEDEDVY, from the coding sequence ATGGTCACGACAGCCGGCGCAAAGGAAGCCGCCGCTGAGATCGACTGGCTTGAACTGATGCCGGCAGAGGATCTCAATCTGCTGGAGAATATGCCAGAGGTCAGCCACGACGGTGACGGCCCTGCTGCCTTGCCGGACGAAATCATGACCGGCCGTGTCGTCCCGGAGATGGAAGGCAAATCCGGCCGGATTCCGGGCTTTGTGGTGCCGTTGAAAACAACCCAGGATATGCGGATTCTCGAGTTCTTCCTGGTGCCGTATTATGGCGCCTGTATCCACGTGCCGCCCCCGCCCCCGAACCAGATTATCCATGTGAAGTACAAAAAAGGCTTCAAGCTGGAGGCCCTGTACGATCCGGTATGGATTGAGGGCACCCTGCAAATCGAGAGAACCGAGAACGATGTGGCCTCGTCCTCGTATTCCATCGTTGCCGAAAACGTGACGCCCTACGAGGACGAGGACGTCTACTGA
- a CDS encoding ABC transporter ATP-binding protein, with the protein MPDMTSKTDLSADSSAVPRQALSISNLAFCWDKTQPPLRYPDITLNAGEHLFLRGPSGSGKSTLLSLLGGLILPDAGKLSLLGTDLARLSGGQRDRFRADHMGVIFQQFNLVPYLTTLDNVMLPCRLSPKRRARALPSPESEAESLLTALDIPPSHWHRRVTGLSVGQQQRVAAARALTGGPELILADEPTSALDSDNRDRFIELLLGLAEAKQSSVIFVSHDQSLAERFNHQIALTALDTLERAQ; encoded by the coding sequence ATGCCTGACATGACCAGCAAGACAGACTTGTCAGCGGATAGTTCCGCAGTCCCCCGGCAAGCTCTCAGCATCAGCAACCTGGCCTTTTGCTGGGACAAGACCCAGCCGCCATTACGCTACCCGGACATCACACTGAACGCCGGTGAACACCTTTTCCTTCGTGGCCCCAGTGGCAGCGGAAAGAGCACACTCCTGAGCCTGCTCGGTGGCCTGATTCTCCCCGACGCCGGCAAACTGAGCCTGCTCGGAACCGACCTGGCCCGCCTGAGCGGCGGCCAGCGGGACCGGTTCAGGGCCGACCACATGGGCGTGATCTTCCAGCAGTTCAATCTGGTGCCCTACCTCACTACCCTGGACAACGTCATGCTGCCATGCCGGCTTTCCCCTAAACGCCGTGCCCGTGCCTTGCCTAGTCCGGAGAGCGAAGCCGAGTCCCTGCTGACCGCCCTGGACATCCCCCCGAGCCATTGGCATCGCCGGGTGACGGGGCTGAGCGTTGGCCAGCAGCAACGGGTGGCCGCAGCGCGGGCACTGACCGGTGGACCGGAACTGATCCTGGCGGACGAGCCCACCTCCGCCCTTGACAGCGACAACCGCGATCGCTTTATCGAACTGTTGCTCGGGCTGGCAGAGGCAAAACAGTCATCCGTTATTTTTGTCAGCCACGATCAGAGCCTGGCCGAGCGATTCAACCACCAGATTGCGCTGACTGCGCTGGATACGCTGGAGAGGGCCCAATGA
- the pepP gene encoding Xaa-Pro aminopeptidase, with product MASLIPVKEFNDRRRRLMERMAPDSIAILPAAPERVRNRDVLHPFRQDSDFHYLTGFGEPDAVLVLIPGREHGESVLFCKERNPEKELWDGFLVGPEGAIETFGLDDAFPISDIDDILPGMIEGRSRVYYPLGKDHNFDAKVMDWVKVIRSKVRSGAHPPGEFVALEHLLHDLRLYKSAAEIKVMARAGEISCEAHKRAMKRARKGGFEYNLEAELIHTFMENGARSTAYPSIVGGGHNACILHYIENSAPLKEGDLVLIDAGCELDCYASDITRTFPVSGKFSDEQRALYEVVLAAQYAAIEQVHPGNHWDHPHQAALKVLTQGLIDLGLLKNTTVERAIEEQAFKPFFMHRTGHWLGMDVHDVGDYKVGDAWRQLEPGMALTVEPGLYVAPDNTDVDEKWRGIGIRIEDDVVVTKEGCRVLTDTVPKTIPEIEALMAD from the coding sequence ATGGCCTCACTGATACCCGTCAAAGAATTCAACGATCGTCGTCGCCGGCTGATGGAACGGATGGCGCCGGACAGCATTGCCATTCTGCCTGCTGCCCCGGAGCGGGTACGTAACCGGGATGTACTGCATCCATTTCGGCAGGACAGCGATTTTCACTACCTGACCGGGTTTGGAGAGCCGGATGCCGTTCTGGTACTGATTCCTGGCCGGGAGCATGGCGAGTCGGTGCTGTTCTGCAAGGAGCGGAACCCCGAGAAAGAACTGTGGGACGGTTTCCTGGTCGGCCCCGAAGGCGCCATTGAGACATTCGGCCTGGACGATGCCTTCCCGATCTCCGATATCGATGACATCCTGCCAGGCATGATTGAAGGCCGCAGCCGTGTTTATTACCCGCTGGGGAAGGATCACAACTTTGATGCCAAAGTCATGGACTGGGTCAAGGTTATCCGCAGCAAGGTTCGCTCCGGCGCCCACCCTCCCGGGGAGTTCGTGGCACTGGAGCACCTTCTGCACGACCTGCGTCTGTACAAGAGTGCAGCGGAAATAAAGGTGATGGCCAGGGCCGGCGAAATCAGTTGCGAGGCCCACAAGCGGGCCATGAAACGTGCCCGCAAGGGCGGTTTTGAGTACAACCTCGAGGCCGAACTGATCCACACCTTCATGGAAAACGGCGCCCGCTCCACGGCTTACCCGTCCATTGTTGGCGGCGGACATAACGCCTGCATACTGCACTACATCGAGAACAGCGCCCCTTTGAAGGAAGGCGATCTGGTGCTGATCGATGCCGGCTGCGAACTGGACTGTTACGCCTCTGATATTACCCGTACCTTCCCGGTCAGCGGCAAGTTCAGCGACGAGCAGCGCGCCCTTTACGAGGTGGTGCTGGCGGCGCAGTACGCGGCCATTGAACAGGTACATCCGGGTAATCACTGGGACCATCCTCACCAGGCCGCACTGAAGGTGCTCACCCAGGGGCTGATTGATCTCGGCCTGCTGAAAAACACCACCGTGGAGCGGGCCATCGAGGAGCAGGCGTTCAAGCCCTTCTTCATGCACCGCACCGGCCACTGGCTGGGGATGGACGTGCACGACGTAGGGGATTACAAGGTAGGCGATGCCTGGCGTCAGCTGGAACCGGGCATGGCGCTGACGGTTGAGCCGGGGCTTTACGTTGCACCGGACAACACCGACGTGGACGAAAAATGGCGTGGCATCGGCATCCGTATCGAAGATGATGTGGTGGTTACCAAAGAAGGCTGCCGGGTACTGACCGATACGGTTCCCAAAACCATCCCCGAGATCGAAGCGCTGATGGCCGACTGA